Proteins encoded by one window of Chryseobacterium aquaeductus:
- a CDS encoding ribose-phosphate pyrophosphokinase, with product MAEQQSYLFSTRTSKELAEKIAQYYGKALGKINFQEFSDGEFEPVLDESVRGGRVFLIGSTFPPADNLLELLLMIDAAKRASAKSITVVLPYFGLARQDRKDKPRAPIGAKLVANLLTAAGATRIMTMDLHADQIQGFFEIPVDHLYASTIFVDYIRDMKLDNLTIASPDMGGAKRAKNYAGHLGADVVIAYKERKKANVIEEMFLIGDVEGKNVILIDDMIDTAGTLCKAAGILMEKGAKSVRAMATHGVLSGKAYENIENSQLLEVIVTDSIPVKNGLSSKIKVLSCAPLFADVMKMVHEHQSISSKFII from the coding sequence ATGGCCGAGCAACAAAGTTATCTATTTTCGACAAGAACTAGTAAGGAGCTAGCAGAAAAAATTGCCCAATATTATGGGAAAGCATTAGGGAAAATCAACTTTCAAGAGTTTAGCGATGGGGAATTTGAACCTGTTTTGGATGAATCTGTAAGAGGAGGAAGGGTTTTCCTGATAGGATCTACATTTCCGCCGGCAGACAATCTTTTGGAACTTCTTCTGATGATTGATGCGGCAAAAAGGGCTTCTGCAAAAAGCATTACTGTTGTTTTGCCGTATTTCGGACTTGCAAGACAAGACAGAAAAGATAAACCAAGAGCACCAATCGGAGCAAAATTGGTGGCAAATCTTTTGACGGCTGCCGGAGCAACAAGAATCATGACGATGGATCTGCATGCAGACCAAATTCAAGGCTTTTTTGAAATTCCTGTGGATCATTTGTATGCTTCTACGATTTTTGTAGATTACATCAGAGATATGAAGCTAGATAACCTTACGATTGCTTCTCCGGACATGGGTGGTGCAAAAAGAGCGAAGAACTACGCTGGCCATTTAGGTGCTGATGTCGTAATTGCTTACAAAGAGAGAAAGAAAGCAAACGTAATAGAAGAAATGTTCCTTATCGGTGATGTGGAAGGTAAAAACGTAATCTTGATAGATGATATGATTGATACCGCTGGAACACTTTGCAAAGCTGCAGGTATTTTGATGGAAAAAGGTGCGAAATCTGTAAGAGCAATGGCTACCCACGGAGTGCTTTCTGGGAAGGCTTATGAAAATATTGAGAACTCTCAATTGCTAGAAGTGATTGTAACTGACTCAATTCCTGTGAAAAATGGTTTGTCATCTAAAATAAAAGTGCTATCTTGCGCCCCACTATTTGCAGACGTTATGAAGATGGTACACGAGCACCAATCGATTAGCAGTAAATTTATTATCTAA
- a CDS encoding SGNH/GDSL hydrolase family protein, giving the protein MKKIIISTLAVSALFFTTSCETDFDTDVKDIVVTKGEADFSKFISLGNSLTSGYRDGTLYSAGQNESFPSMIAMQMKLAGGTEFKQPLMPNNVGGFIGLPGFPGKLELKMVNGALTPVPNSPAAALDNVTSGGPYQNMGVPGAKVSHLLAPGYGNPAGLPLGLANPYFVRFASSTTASVVGDALAQNPTFVSLWIGNNDVLGYATSGGDGSNPITPVDGAVGVGFTNTYTALISTVFPTGTTRKGVVANIPNVTSVPFFTRVPAMPLTNLTDAQVTQLNGGYATYNAGLAQAKALGAINDAEYQKRLIKFTAGAVANGAVIADKDLATVPGLPKYRQTTSKDYILLTASAVLTPQAGGGTSVPLEDKLVLTESEAAKVLTATAAYNTTIKSLADSKGLAFVDMNAKMTELNSKSGISWNGVKYTATFVTGGTFSLDGVHLTGRGYAIVANEFIKSINNKYKSTLPQVDPNKYSGVTFP; this is encoded by the coding sequence GCAGATTTTTCTAAGTTTATTTCTTTAGGAAACTCATTAACTTCTGGCTATAGAGATGGCACATTATATTCTGCGGGACAAAACGAATCCTTTCCAAGCATGATAGCGATGCAAATGAAGCTTGCAGGAGGAACAGAATTCAAACAACCTTTAATGCCGAATAACGTCGGCGGATTTATTGGTTTACCTGGATTTCCCGGAAAACTTGAACTTAAAATGGTCAACGGTGCATTGACACCAGTGCCTAATAGCCCTGCCGCAGCTTTAGACAATGTAACATCTGGTGGTCCTTATCAGAATATGGGAGTTCCGGGAGCTAAAGTTTCACATTTATTGGCACCGGGTTATGGTAATCCTGCCGGACTTCCTTTAGGACTCGCAAACCCGTATTTTGTAAGATTCGCATCTTCAACTACCGCATCTGTTGTAGGTGATGCATTAGCTCAGAATCCTACTTTTGTTTCTCTTTGGATTGGTAACAATGATGTTTTAGGATATGCAACTTCGGGTGGTGATGGTAGCAACCCTATTACTCCGGTTGATGGAGCGGTTGGTGTAGGATTCACAAATACATATACCGCTTTGATAAGTACCGTTTTTCCGACAGGTACTACAAGAAAAGGTGTTGTAGCTAATATTCCGAATGTAACCAGCGTTCCTTTCTTTACAAGAGTTCCTGCTATGCCACTTACTAATCTTACAGATGCACAGGTAACTCAGCTAAATGGTGGATATGCCACATATAACGCAGGTTTGGCTCAGGCAAAAGCATTAGGAGCTATCAACGATGCTGAATATCAAAAAAGACTAATTAAGTTCACTGCCGGTGCTGTAGCAAACGGTGCAGTAATCGCAGATAAAGATTTAGCAACGGTACCAGGTCTTCCGAAATACAGACAGACTACATCGAAGGATTATATCTTATTAACAGCAAGTGCGGTATTAACACCTCAAGCTGGTGGTGGAACCTCTGTTCCATTAGAAGATAAATTGGTGCTTACAGAATCAGAAGCTGCAAAAGTATTAACAGCAACAGCTGCTTACAATACGACCATTAAGTCTCTTGCAGATTCTAAAGGACTTGCTTTCGTTGATATGAATGCTAAAATGACAGAACTAAACTCTAAATCAGGAATTTCCTGGAATGGAGTGAAATACACCGCAACTTTTGTCACTGGTGGTACGTTCTCTTTAGACGGAGTACACCTCACTGGAAGAGGTTATGCAATTGTAGCCAATGAATTTATTAAATCTATTAATAATAAATACAAATCTACATTACCACAGGTAGATCCTAATAAATATTCAGGAGTTACCTTCCCTTAA
- a CDS encoding 50S ribosomal protein L25/general stress protein Ctc, with protein sequence MKSITIQGTKRESVGKKSTKALRDAELVPCVVYGGSEPLNFSALEKAFKGLVYTPEAHTVSIEVDGQVIPAVLQDIQFHPITDKILHADFYQLSDDKPVIMEVPVRITGRSKGVVAGGVLRQSFRKLKVKAIPANLPDEVVVDITSLKIGNKLYVGGIKTEGFSFVHPDNAVVVAVKMSRNAAKGGAMVDDEDEEEVVTEGEGATPTTEDAAAE encoded by the coding sequence ATGAAATCTATTACAATTCAAGGTACAAAAAGAGAAAGCGTGGGCAAAAAGTCGACAAAAGCTTTACGTGATGCTGAATTAGTTCCTTGTGTTGTTTACGGAGGTAGCGAGCCATTGAACTTCTCTGCTTTAGAGAAAGCGTTCAAAGGTTTGGTATATACTCCTGAAGCACACACGGTATCTATTGAAGTTGACGGACAGGTAATTCCTGCGGTTCTTCAAGATATTCAGTTCCACCCGATTACTGACAAAATTCTTCATGCAGACTTCTATCAGTTGTCTGATGATAAGCCGGTAATTATGGAAGTTCCTGTAAGAATTACAGGTCGTTCAAAAGGTGTTGTAGCTGGTGGTGTTTTACGTCAGTCTTTCAGAAAGTTGAAAGTAAAAGCTATTCCTGCAAACTTGCCAGACGAGGTAGTTGTAGACATTACTTCATTGAAGATTGGAAACAAACTTTATGTAGGCGGTATCAAAACTGAAGGATTCTCTTTCGTACATCCAGACAATGCAGTTGTAGTAGCTGTTAAAATGTCTAGAAATGCTGCTAAAGGTGGTGCAATGGTTGATGATGAAGACGAGGAAGAAGTTGTAACTGAAGGTGAAGGAGCTACTCCTACAACTGAAGATGCAGCAGCTGAATAA